The DNA window gtcctgctgccccatcccagccctgctgccccatcccagccctgctgccccatCCCGTCCTGTGGAGCTGGGCCCACACTCAGCCCATCAGCAGCCAGGGAGCCTCTACCAGGGCTGATGTAACACCCAGCGCAGCCTCGTCCAGCTCGGGCGGGGAGTGGGAAGGTTTTGGGAATCCCATGAGGGTTAGTGCACTTGGGGCTGCCCCTCCAGCTCTTCTTTTCCAGGGGAAATgcaaaaagggagagaagaggagagggaaacagCCACCCAAAGCAGCTTCTTGGCACAAACAGGTCCCACCCATCCCGGCTGCCTGAGCAGGAGAAAGTCAAACAGTGGCCCCCGCCCTAAGAGTACAGTGCCCTTGGTGGGGCACGGCACGGGCTTTTGGGGACACTTTCCAGGGTTTGGGTCCCTCTGGtcccagctgggaggaggggagcaggatgaggatggggctggggctgtCTGTCCTGCCATGTCCATGTACAgttccacagccctgctctgccatgtGTCCGGTTTACAGCTGTGGAGGGCGGAGGATGCACCATGACCTCAGAGCATTGGAGGCACTGGAgacccccatcccctccccagacATCCCCATGGCCGGCACCGTGCAGCTGCACAAGCTGTTACCACTTCCCTTTTGTGCCAGGAGCAGCGTGGGGCTGGATTTAGGGCTGATCTCCTACAGCTCTTCTTTCAATCCCAACCAAATCAAGGAGAGCTTTGGAAGTCAGTGCCATCTCTCAGGGAAACTGTTTGGGTGGTGGGGGCAGCTCAGTGATCTGGGcaccccttctccctcctcctcctctctgcagtgccacGGAAACCACTCAGGGACACGGGCTCCAGCTCTTAACCCAGAACCCCTCCCCAGGTCCCCGTGGGCTCAGGCTGCCGTGGGGCTGGTTAGGTGTCCGTGGttcctctgtgtgtttttttgaGCTCTCCAGGCTTTTCCATGGCCTGGCCATGCCCATCATCAGCTTCTCCCTGGCAGGGgcttccccttcccaaagcctCAGGATGGCTCTTGGGGAGGTTTATCCATGGATGGAGCCATTCCCTGGTGTTGCCATGGAAATTCAGCAGGTTCATCCTCTTCTCCATGGTCTCCAGGACTCCCTGCGTACAGAGACAGATGGGGACAGGCTGATTTTGGGCAGTTTTTCTTGCAAGAGAGCGAGGGTAATTGCAATTATCCTTTCTTGCAAGCAAAGTTCTCATCCGGGGGTTGGCACTGGTGACCAAGGGCCCGGTGCTGTGGTGCTGGACTCGGGCTCACCAGGGAGATCTGGGgactgctgtgctggggcaccctcaggtggcagcagcaggagaggtttTCCATGCACAGAAACGTGTCCTTGTGGCTCAAGCATCCCCTGTcaccccagggctgccctgttcAGGTGTCAGGAGCCCCCTCatcccctgctgcctcctgccagggcctcagctccagctgggactgagctgctgccagcctggtGTGCAACCCATGGGGAGACCCTGAACACCCGGGGGGGGTCAGAtcctgccagtctgctgggctccttctccctgccagctgctgctgctggtccccCCAGCTGAGGACAGCCCCCCCAGCTGTGACTGACCCCGAGCCTGCACTCATCCCGAGGTTTGCAGGGCGCCGTGGGGCGaatttggagggttttttgtcTCTAACAGGCTTAGTTCCTCCCTTTGTGCCTGGCTGCTGGGGGGGAAGGCAGGAACAGCGCcgggctgagctctgctcctctctcctctccgGGCAGGTTTGGAGCCGGTGCTGAGCGGAGGgatgggcagtgccagccccgGGCTGACCGCTCTGCCCCCCGGCCGCCTCGCCTGGCCGGACCCtgcgccgctgccgccgccccgggACCCCGGACCccggagctggggctgcccggagagccccagcccccccggcacccccgAGCAGCCCCTGCCCGCTTTCTGCCTGCACTACTTCGACATGCTCTACCCCGAGGACGTGGCCTGGGCCACCAAGGGCGTGGGGGAACCGTCCCCCGGCGGCgcccagggaaggcaggaggaggcgCGGAAGGAACCGGAGCAATGTCCCATCATCGACAGCcagggcttggggctggggccCGAGGGGGACCTGCAGGCCAGCCTGCCCCTGGAGGAGCACtcgctggagcaggtgcagagcaTGGTGGTGGGAGAGGTGCTCAAGGACATCGAGACAGCCTGCAAGCTCCTCAACATCGCCGCAGGTGGGTGccccgggcagggagggacGTGCTGGGGTGGGAGCCAAAGCTGCACTTTGGgggctgcagcccatgggggggctgggggagcatGGCTGCCCCCCCAGGGAAGGAGGGTacagctcctggggctgctgtggggggAGCTGGCTGGCTGTGCTCACCCCTCACCTCCAGACCCCACGGACTGGAGCCCCGGGAATGTGCAGAAGTGGATCCTGTGGACGGAGCACCAGTACCGGCTGCCGCAGATCGGGAAGTCCTTCCAGGAGCTGTCAGGGAAGGACCT is part of the Chiroxiphia lanceolata isolate bChiLan1 chromosome 25, bChiLan1.pri, whole genome shotgun sequence genome and encodes:
- the SPDEF gene encoding SAM pointed domain-containing Ets transcription factor isoform X1, with amino-acid sequence MGSASPGLTALPPGRLAWPDPAPLPPPRDPGPRSWGCPESPSPPGTPEQPLPAFCLHYFDMLYPEDVAWATKGVGEPSPGGAQGRQEEARKEPEQCPIIDSQGLGLGPEGDLQASLPLEEHSLEQVQSMVVGEVLKDIETACKLLNIAADPTDWSPGNVQKWILWTEHQYRLPQIGKSFQELSGKDLCAMSEEQFCQRSPACGDILHAHLDIWKSAAWMKEKAAPGDVRYCGGDSSWTDSEVDSSCAGQPIHLWQFLKELLLKPHNYGRFIRWLNKDKGIFKIEDSAQVARLWGIRKNRPAMNYDKLSRSIRQYYKKGIIRKPDISQRLVYQFVHPVKSGL
- the SPDEF gene encoding SAM pointed domain-containing Ets transcription factor isoform X2, translating into MGSASPGLTALPPGRLAWPDPAPLPPPRDPGPRSWGCPESPSPPGTPEQPLPAFCLHYFDMLYPEDVAWATKGVGEPSPGGAQGRQEEARKEPEQCPIIDSQGLGLGPEGDLQASLPLEEHSLEQVQSMVVGEVLKDIETACKLLNIAADPTDWSPGNVQKWILWTEHQYRLPQIGKSFQELSGKDLCAMSEEQFCQRSPACGDILHAHLDIWKSAAWMKEKAAPGDVRYCGGDSSWTDSEVDSSCAGQPIHLWQFLKELLLKPHNYGRFIRWLNKDKGIFKIEDSAQVARLWGIRKNRPAMNYDKLSRSIRQYYKKGIIRKPDISQRLVYQFVHPV
- the SPDEF gene encoding SAM pointed domain-containing Ets transcription factor isoform X3, coding for MGSASPGLTALPPGRLAWPDPAPLPPPRDPGPRSWGCPESPSPPGTPEQPLPAFCLHYFDMLYPEDVAWATKGVGEPSPGGAQGRQEEARKEPEQCPIIDSQGLGLGPEGDLQASLPLEEHSLEQVQSMVVGEVLKDIETACKLLNIAADPTDWSPGNVQKWILWTEHQYRLPQIGKSFQELSGKDLCAMSEEQFCQRSPACGDILHAHLDIWKSAAWMKEKAAPGDVRYCGGDSSWTDSEVDSSCAGQPIHLWQFLKELLLKPHNYGRFIRWLNKDKGIFKIEDSAQVARLWGIRKNRPAMNYDKLSRSIRQYYKKGIIRKPDISQRLVYHKSGL